AGCACCACCCAAAatgggagcagcagcaacgagGTGGTGCGGGTGATGGCCGAGTTCGCCCTGGATCTGATGAGGACCATGAGGCGCTTCAATACGGAGAACATGCAAACGGAGTACGAGGGCAGCACGGACTACGGCATGCTGAGGATCGGCATCTCGCACGGCAGGGCCATGGCCGGGGTGGTGGGCAACTCGAAGCCACACTACGACATCTGGGGCAATCCCGTGAACATGGCCTCGCGCATGGACTCCACCGGCGTGCCCGGCCAGATCCAGGTCACCGAGAACACGGCCCTCAAGCTGCGCGAGTTCAACATCCAGTGCAACTACAGGGGCATGACCTTCGTCAAGGGGCGCGGCAACATACCCACCTACATCATCGGCACCGACAGCGAATACCAGTTCCTGCCGCACCGCCCATCGCCCGCGGCAAACAAAGAAGACTAGCTGAATTTACCAGAGATTAGTTCTAAGGCAACCCCGTGTATATAACTACCATAGGCTTAAGATTTTCACTTATCTGTATTTTGTAGTTGTACCCGTGCCAGcttataatttaaatcaatattgcacaattaatattattaaacttatagtttaattttcaaatttcaaatttttgtgGCATATTTTTTGGCAGTAAGCACTTTATACTGTTAGTGTGACcagatttaaatattcaaccTACAAGTTGAAAGCAAAGCAAGCCCAAAAGTAAGCTACATTTGATTGATTTCCAAGCTCAAATCTTTTTGaagaatatacaaaaaaaaggagaataCTTTAAGGTGATCTATGGTTTTAAGAAAATCTTTTACTTTTATGTCTAAAATTTGTGCTGAAGTCAATAAAATTGAACTTCTTTGATAAACACTTTTGAAATGGATCCAGGTTACAGTGAAAATGACGTGGACTATCTTTCGCTGGGCAACATGCCGGGCTTGGAGTGGAAACTACTGCGcgtatattaattattttattcaggaTGCTTTTATctcttaataatattttcagtaCAAGTGTCGCGAACTACGACTGGAGGGCATTTACCACCGTCACCGCCTCTTGATTTCAGTGGCCCTTGCGAGCCAGGTTTTAATTATCATTGAAGTACTGATGCTTATTCACGTGATTCTGCTGTTCAGCGTGGTCCAGGTGGGCTGCACTCCCCAGAAAAAGTGACTTTCCTAAGAGATTCCTTGCAGGACATCGATCTGATCACCGTTCTCCCCTATTTCGCGGTGATGCTGCTCACCCCTCCCATTTTGATGGCCAGCAGCGAGCCCAATGCCGAGCACCACGATCGTATAGCCGTTTTGACCAGCTGTCTGCTGGCCCTCCTGCTAACTTTAATGGGTTTGTGATCCAATATAGGGTGTCTCTATATGTATATACCTCACACCTTATCCCCCAGACTTGATACTGCCCCTTTGCTATTTCACCTCACATTCGCTGGTTCCAAGCTACGATCATGTGGTGATTGTTATGATTTACCTGATGTTTCCCATTGCCTTTGTGGAAAACGGGAGAGTTTACCTTCTGGGCCTGGCCGTTTCGCTGGCGAACTTTGCCTATGTGGTGTGGATGGAGACGAAGGCAAATGCTCAAGATTACAAAATTTATGAGCTGACCATTTATGCGGCGTATATCCTCTTCCTCAACCTGATCGGCATGTTCTACGCGGGCTTCAGGGAGTACTACATGAGGCATGGGGTACTTAGCCGCTATCAGTTGGTTCAACAGAACATTATATACCAGGTGGGTTCAGCACACTTTGCTTTGAATGGTTATCCTAAACGTTTCTTCAGATGGCCatgaaaaaggaaaaagcCTTGCTGGACTCCATTATGCCTCTCATGCTGGCCCTCGCCTTGCAAGATGCCATCGCCAGCCACATCGAGGATGATCCAAATGGTGTAATCCCCTTCTCAAGAACTCGGTGAGTACTGTGCGTGTGGCGGCAGGGATTGGAAAGCGCCGTCTCCAAATGGGATAATAGACAGTAGCCTATTTTCCATAGCCATTTGTTCGCGGAACCGCACTCGGAGGTGTCTATTCTGGAGGCGGACATGGTCAACTTTACGCTCCTGACCACCACAATGGAAGTGCCCGAACTGGTGTCCATCCTGCACGAGCTGTTCGTCAGCTTTGACCTGGCTGCTAATCGGAACAGGGCGACACGCATCAAGTTCCTGGGGGATTCCTACACCTGCGTCACTGGGATTCCCAACTACTTCCCCGCCCATGCCAACGCCTGTGTGAACCAGGCTCTGGACATGATTGACATAAGCCGGGAGGTGAGTAAGCGTCGCAGTCGGAAGATTGAACTTAGGATCGGGGTGCACTCTGGGGAGATACTGGCGGGTATCATTGGGCACACCAAGTGGCAGTTCGACATCTGGTCGGAGGATGTGAACATTGCCGTTCGGCTGGAGATGTTTGGGCTGCCGGGAATGGTGCACATTTCCAGCCGGACACTGACCTTGCTGGACAACCACTATGTTTACGAGGAGGGCACGGATTCGGCCAAAAACGATCCTCTCCTGCAACACGCCAACCTGAGTACCTACCTGATCAGAAGTCGTCTGCCTGACTACCAAGAGTCCGATGATTTCGAGGACGACAACTTCTCGCTGAGCGATGACTATAATCTCAATTTcagggaggattacgaggacatgCAGATCAGGGCCCAGCGGGAGATGATCCTCGAGGTGGAGCACATGCCAGTGAATCGAGTGCAGTCGTGCAGGTTTAGAACTAAGGATGCCAAAAGCAAGCAGAACATTAACGAGGAGTACCGGTTCAATCTGGAGTCCTTCTACCCCTTCACCACGTTTCGCAACTGGAGGACGGAGTGGGCCTTCAACAAGCAACCGGATCTTTTGATGAAGTACAGCCTGGTGATGGTGGTCCTCGCTGGGTTCACGATCATATCCATGGATCTAATCGAACAGTGAGTCTGTATTCCAGTCTAAACGACTGGATATTGAGGTTAATATTTCTGGATTCGCTCCCCAGGATTGATGACTATAACTACACCATACTGTTTTGTATGTTTCTCCTCATACTGTTGGCCCTTGTGGTGGCGGTCTATAagaagctctggctaagaggTCGCCGACTCACTCCCTTGACAAGGCCCTCCTTCTTCCTGAGTCGCTGGCTGTTTAAGCTCTCCGATCTCATCGAGCAATCCATATTCGTCCGGGTTCCTCTGGCCATCGCCGTGCTATCCATCCTGTATTCCATGTCCTCGGAGGCAGTGGTGGGTAGTCATTGTACACCTTAACTTTCTTTAGTTACTGATTTAATGAAGTTAGTTTTCTTGTGATGTGGCCAGACTGGAGCTGGAGATTATAGACTCGGAGCTGCACAACTTTACGCCCAAGCTGTTTTGCTTCCTGCCCTGGGTAGGTATCTTTAGAAAAGCGGAGTCTCTTTTTGACGCCATTAGACTACTTTAATGTACCCATAATCCGTATAACTAAACTCATTCACCTAACATAAAAAACAGCGAATCATtcaggaaattaaatttttgtaataacgTTCACCCCATCCCCGTAGGCAGTGACTTATGCAGTGATCATTGTGCTCAGTCTGTTGTTTGTCATCGTTGGCTTTCCCGTGGTCATCAAGTTGCTAGTGGGTCTCGCCATTCTCGCCTGCCACGTGGTCACAGTCAACGCCTACTACGGATTCGCTTTTGAGAGGGCG
This window of the Drosophila biarmipes strain raj3 chromosome 3L, RU_DBia_V1.1, whole genome shotgun sequence genome carries:
- the LOC108035395 gene encoding adenylyl cyclase X E, whose amino-acid sequence is MDPGYSENDVDYLSLGNMPGLEWKLLRYKCRELRLEGIYHRHRLLISVALASQVLIIIEVLMLIHVILLFSVVQDIDLITVLPYFAVMLLTPPILMASSEPNAEHHDRIAVLTSCLLALLLTLMDLILPLCYFTSHSLVPSYDHVVIVMIYLMFPIAFVENGRVYLLGLAVSLANFAYVVWMETKANAQDYKIYELTIYAAYILFLNLIGMFYAGFREYYMRHGVLSRYQLVQQNIIYQMAMKKEKALLDSIMPLMLALALQDAIASHIEDDPNGVIPFSRTRHLFAEPHSEVSILEADMVNFTLLTTTMEVPELVSILHELFVSFDLAANRNRATRIKFLGDSYTCVTGIPNYFPAHANACVNQALDMIDISREVSKRRSRKIELRIGVHSGEILAGIIGHTKWQFDIWSEDVNIAVRLEMFGLPGMVHISSRTLTLLDNHYVYEEGTDSAKNDPLLQHANLSTYLIRSRLPDYQESDDFEDDNFSLSDDYNLNFREDYEDMQIRAQREMILEVEHMPVNRVQSCRFRTKDAKSKQNINEEYRFNLESFYPFTTFRNWRTEWAFNKQPDLLMKYSLVMVVLAGFTIISMDLIEQIDDYNYTILFCMFLLILLALVVAVYKKLWLRGRRLTPLTRPSFFLSRWLFKLSDLIEQSIFVRVPLAIAVLSILYSMSSEAVFSCDVARLELEIIDSELHNFTPKLFCFLPWAVTYAVIIVLSLLFVIVGFPVVIKLLVGLAILACHVVTVNAYYGFAFERAETTNVGVGASLAHTWYLVAFYIVVLVREGYMNYIQKASYFMGICFEKRHQETKVKTRSIKIIMANILPSHVAEVFKTRRRSDQLYYENFPQVAVMFATIENHQADRFGLRALHEIICYFDDLLMNYQARYKIEKIKVMGWTYFVACGLDVDHYDDFSINVPVSTDWDAQKSASVRFAPMEEDDDESSTPWNTSLASVNQADKTVLVMTEFALNLLRVMQEIRSKGVLFEKDSILTGRLKIGIAHGPVMAGVVGLSKPHYDIWGHTVNMASRMCSTGVLDGIHVTQSTSNILKDFNIRCNYRGQTFVKGVGEVPTYLVDLDQNLQFQNHRKSDDSKSKSSLISLEWMDERNNK